The genome window atatacttgttttatttttgtataaaaatgtaagtagggTTTTAAATTCTGGTGGGGCTGACATTTTTGTAGGCGTGGGGGGGTGTATCTaagcccctccccagaggccttcctatgcTTATGCCTATTTctgtatacaaacaaaaaatcaagtagtccaattttttttgaaatgtgtatgcacagaaaaaaatatcaccaaaatatttccaattaaaatgttaattgaagttgaaaattttttcaattaataaattaattgatacaattaactttttaatcatgataaaaacattaagttaattaagtcagtgattgaaaattttaaaatttttaattaaaaaattaattgatacaattatttttttaatcaaattctgaagactaattcagttaaaaaaaagtactgattttttttaaatttttaattaaaaatgtatttcaaacaatcatttgttaatccaaataaaaactctatgcCAATTCAGagagtaattaaaaatatttaccttttttaattaataaattaattgagttttgcaatcaacatcaattaaatttttaattgaatcaattaaaaaataattgaaatttgctgaaaaaatcaattaattttttaatcaagaaattttctatgcccaattaaaactatgattgatactatcattttcgtgattgaagacatttcaattaaaaaattaattggatcaattaatttggtgattgaatcagaaaaaaaattgtttgtgtgtgtggaaaccatggagtgattaatcagtactttagtttttgtgccagacttcccctgaccctactctttaaaagagttcaaatcttttcggatttgttttcagatcgaaggatgtggttgactaagttaacgaaaataaagggtgatacggtcaaaatttggtcaagggaaaacgcgtgtaaatcggtgaaatcgtttatttaaaaaatcaaattaaatttctttttcaagttcaattagtatgaaattcaggaaaaatattcagttaggcttttgctattccaaatccgaatttccgggcctcacgcttgacacctgccatcagattttgtacagccaccttgtccaccttcttcgccgcagaaagccagtttgcctttaactgctgctcgtccttagcagtttttttttggtcttctttagtttccgcttgacaatagcccagtatttctcaattgggcggagctctggctctgccgcctgcacgttgttggcggcgtaccactccatggcctttttaccgtaatggcaagatgccaaatccggccaaaacagtacggaacaaccgtgtttcttcaggaaaggcagcagacgtttattcaaacactctttcacgtaaatttcttggttgatagtcccggaagctatgaaaatgctgcttttcaagccacaggtacagatggcttgccaaaccagatatttctttgcgaactttgacagttttatgtgcttgaaaatatctgctacctttccccttccttttgccgtataaaactcctgtcccggaagctgcttgtagtcggctttgacgtaggtttcgtcgtccattaccacgcagtcaaacttcgtcagcatcgtcgtgtacagcctccgggatcgcgctttggccgtcgtattttgtttatcatcgcgatttggagtcactaccttcttgtaagtcgatagtccggctcgttttttggctcgatgcacggttgtagacgatacacccagcttatttgcggcatctcgtagagagaggttagggtttcgcttgaaactactctttgtcgtctcagcggcttccggatttcgatttctccccgatccagacttcctggctgtcgacaaacgttccccaaacactttaattacatttgtaacggttgatttggcaacttttagcgattttgccagctttgcttgCGAGTAActtggattttcgcgatgcgcgagcaaaattttgatacgctgctcttcttgcttgggcggcattttgacaactgaagagtgaattccaaaatcaaaataggagcaacattctacacacacacaccttcaaaatgagaggtgttcaggttttttaaatacatatgtatattgaattatattggattttgaccgtatcaccctttatgcttCGTGAGGCGCAGCGAAATGGGTCGGGTTATGCTAGTGAAcagataaataaatttttgtgaaataacattttagttttccgttttgtttttattatttcttatattctagaatgaataacttttttatataaaataattccatAAAAGATTTTCTAATAACTtcgtacaattttattaatagattttaattttcatatatgCTATCAAGCGTAAAACAATATTGTCTCATTGTGTTAGAATTGAAATTAGAACACTATCATACATTTTGTAGGCCATAAAGAAGAGGAACAGATGATATGACAGCTTTTTTCTACAAAGCACAAAAAGGATgttagtatttttgtttttctaaaaatttcaaagaaacttACATTTTAAGAAGGATTTTAGCAAGGGGAAGTGTTGATGGATCTTCATCCATTAGAACATCGCGGGCTTTGATTGCAAAATCGCAGGTGAAGCGAATATTATGATTATAGTATTGCATATCTTTCCACACACTGATGTCAAAGTCGGTGCTGAAATAATTTTGAACATTCAAATATTTCGAAAGGTTTAAATactcattattttaaaaatggtttgtttaacattttttattaaatgaaaaatatatattttttttaatgagaatctatagaatttttctctCATGTTCACTTCTTACCCTTTCAGTTCATTCCACATCTCATTAACATATGATACGCCATGGCTTTTGTAGCTGTGAAACATGTAGGGTTTCATAACATCCAACGTAATGAAAACCTTacgttgaattttcaaaaaaacggGATCGGAACCCTTTAATTTTACTATAAGATCAGCAAACAATGCTGGTATCATCTGATAAATGAAAaactataaaagtaaaaaaaaaatatatgaattagTATATGTCTAAACTAGACTAATTTAACTATAACCCATTTTTGAGTGAACTATGTATTGAAATTAATCATTCTGAATTTTGAATTGTAACGGAAAAATATTACGGTTTAAGAATCACTTGAAATGTATGAAATTGTACGAATTGCACTAAAGATAATAATATCGATATATGTCAAAAGATAATTTCAGTTCACCTAGtgctaaaaaattaactaaaaagaaAATCGATAGGTTTCCTGGCTGGCAGGAAAGACTTCTTATTTTCCGGCAGCCACGGATGGAATTACTTGGTGAGATCATCCTCGAATAAAGGCTTAACTTAAAATCTAACCAACTTGACTTTACGTCCCATTTCTCTTTATTTGAATTATTGTTGGATTGGGCTGATTTCTCATTGATCTAGGGACAATTCAAAACCCAAATAACAATATTATCTCGCCTATCAACTTCATCCATCGAACCTTCTGCTAGTGTGAAATTTTGGGATTTTGTCTTCTCTGCTTATCCAATATCCACATACAGTCCACAACAAATATACAACCTCTGGAGTCGTATATCCATTTAGCGCTATTGgtgtcactttttataccctccaccataggatgggggtatattaactttgtcattccgtttgtaacacatcgaaatattgctctaagaccccataaagtatatatattatgggtcgtggtgaaattctgagtcgatctgagcatgtccgtccgtccgtctgttgaaatcacgctaacttccgaacgaaacatgctatcgacttgaaacttggcacaaatagttgttattgatgtaggtcggatggtattgcaaatgggtcatatcggtccacttttacgtatagcccccatataaacggacccccaaatttggcttgcgatcgctctaagagaagcaaatttcatccgatccggctgaaatttggtacatggtgttagtatatggtctctaacaaccattcaaaaattggtccatatcggtcctcttttacgtatagcccccatataaacggacccccaaatttggcttgcgatcgctctaagagaagcaaatttcatccgatccggctgaaatttggtacatggtgttagtatatagtctctaacaaccattcaaaaattggtccatatcggtccacttttacgtatagcccccatataaacggacccccaaatttggcttgcgattgctctaagagaagcaaatttcatccgatccggatgaaatttggtacatggtgttggtatatggtatttaacaaccatgcaaaagttggtccacatcggttcataattatatatagccccatataaaccgatccccgatttggcttgcggagcctctaagagaagcaaatttcatccgatccggctgaaatttagtacatggtgttggtatatggtctctaacaactatgcaaaaattagtctatatcggtcaataattatatacagcccccatataaacccatcccccgatttggcttgcggagcctctaagagagcaaatttcatccgatccggctaaaatttggtacatggtgttggtatatggtctttaacaaccatgcaaaagttggtccacatcggttcataattatatatagccccatataaaccgatcccccgatttggcttgcggagcctctaagagaagcaagtttcatccgatccggctgaaatttggtacatggtgttggtatatggtctctaacaactatgcaaaaattagtccatatcggtcaatatttatatatagcccccatataaaccgatcccccgatttggcttgcgatcgctctaagagaagcaaatttcatccgatccggctgacatttggtacatggtgttaatatatggcctcaaacaccaatgcgaaaattggtcgaaatcggtccataattatatatagcccccatataaaccgatccccagatttgacctccggagcatcttggaagagcaaaatttatccgattcggttgaaatttggtacgtgatgttagtatatggtatccaacaaccatgcaggaattggttcatatcggtccataattatatatagcccccatataaaccgatacccagatttggccttcGGAGCatcctggaagagcaaaatttatccgattcggttgaaatttggtacgcgaagttagtatatggtatccaacaaccatgcaggaattggttcatatcagtccataattatatatagcccccatataaaccgatacccagatttgaccccgggtgcctttcgcagaaacaaaattcatccgatctggttgaaatttggtacgtggtggtagtatatgatatttaagtggtccatatcagtccataatcatatttaattgaatttttaattgaatcaattaaaaaattaattgaaaattgctaataaaatcaattaattttttaatcaagcatttgttttaatttccaattaaaactgtgattgatactatcattttcgtgattttcatttcaatgaaaaaattaattcgatcaattaatttcgtgattgaatcagaagaaaatttttttgtgtgtagaaaattttctgaaaattttatttctatagaaaattttatttctactgaaaattttctaaaaattttatgtctgtagaaatttttctgaaaattttattttattcgatcaattaatttcgtgattgaatcagaagaaaattttttttgtgtgtagaaaattttctgaaaattttatttctatagaaaattttatttctactgaaaattttctaaaaattttatgtctgtagaaatttttctgaaaattgtattcctaatgaaaattttatttctataaaatattttctaaaaattttatttctgtagaatattttctgaaaattttatttctatagaaaatgttgacaaaatttaatgtctatagaaaatattagcaaaattgtatttatatagataattttatcaaaattttatttctatagaaaattttgccaaaatattatttcttaaaaaaaatttgccaaaatattatttcttaaaaaaattgtttcaaaattttagttttagaaaatattgtcaaaattttatttatatagatcattttatcaaaattttatttctatagaaaactttgtcaagattttatttctatagaaaatattgtcaaaattttatatctatagaattttttttttaattttattgctatgaaaaattttgttaaaattttatttctatttcatttCTCTGTGAGTCatgcaattttgataaacaagctgataagtccccagtctaacaTTTTGGATTTAAATAGCCCGCTAACTCTTTAATTCGCTGACATCTTGGTGAAATATTGCAGACAGTATATGTGGACGGGAATTACTCCCATTTTTTAGGTCTAAATAGAGGGGTACCTCAGGCGTCTGTCGTGGGACCCTTATTCTTCTGTTTATACATAAATGACGTAGTAAATGTTGTCCGGAATTATGATATCCATATCTACGCCAATGATATACAACTGATATTTTCTTATGTCTCACGATTGTGTGTggacagtgatgccaatttgatGCATTTAGCagcaaattttttgatttcgatttcaaccaaatttggcatgggtaGTTACTATATTAATTTCTCTCCCTgtgcacgtaaatcggactacaactttgacctctgtggtcatatgacaagCCTGCTTCAAATGACACAACGGAAGAATTcattgaaacattttttcatgAGATACTATCCCAAAATCGGAACGTTCAAATCCGAAAGTATGTTTCTTTCAAATCTCGAATCTTATTGTcaccttaaaaaaaatgatgaaaatatGTTCAACCGTTCAATTTTCTTACCATTAATCGAAACATCATTTCATTCTCAGTGAAATGTACACCTGGCAATAGGAGACTTTTAATCAACGGTGTTTCTTCCCATACTCTATGGTTCATTACCAGCTGCAAGCTTTCTCTTAATGTTATTGGATAATGTGTACAAGAGGAGCAGATATATACAGGACATTCACTAGATGGTCGTGTCGCGTTCGTATGCGTTTTATATGATCTCACAGTGTAGTATAATAAACTTTTAGTGTTGACATCTAAGGGACAAATATCCAATCTAACTTCTTGAGAACAATACAAGGATTTTAGAATTCCAGCACCCACCAAAGTGAACAAACCTAAAGCACCGGTTAATGCGGTTGGAAAACCTGGTTCAGGATCCTCAAGAGCTTGTACAACTGAAAATAGAAATATTCATAAATGACCTCGACggcaataatatttaattttttttggagttCTTTACCTATTGAAGGCTTAAATATCGATACAGGCAATTTATGACGATATTCATTGACCATAGACTCGgtaagatttttggtaaaacaaTAAGTGTTGATAAAACCAACAACTAATCTGTAAACGAAAAACAGACAAGAGGAATAAATTAATGAATGAAAAATATCAATAAGCtagacaaaat of Haematobia irritans isolate KBUSLIRL unplaced genomic scaffold, ASM5000362v1 scaffold_28, whole genome shotgun sequence contains these proteins:
- the LOC142242517 gene encoding putative fatty acyl-CoA reductase CG8306; translation: MIPEFFENREIFLTGGSGIIGKALIDKLLRSCNVGKIYVLLRTKRNASVDIRLQQMKNDKIFRRLKTQKPNEFDNKVVPIAGDIAMPMLGISPADVKLMENVSVVYHSAATVRFNEPILNAIQLNLGGTYEAIQFAETLKKLDSFVYISTFFSNPYLEFVDTKVYDPPMDWKFCLNLIKRKDISYETMDILTSKLVVGFINTYCFTKNLTESMVNEYRHKLPVSIFKPSIVVQALEDPEPGFPTALTGALGLFTLVGAGILKSLYCSQEVRLDICPLDVNTKSLLYYTVRSYKTHTNATRPSSECPVYICSSCTHYPITLRESLQLVMNHRVWEETPLIKSLLLPGVHFTENEMMFRLMFFIYQMIPALFADLIVKLKGSDPVFLKIQRKVFITLDVMKPYMFHSYKSHGVSYVNEMWNELKGTDFDISVWKDMQYYNHNIRFTCDFAIKARDVLMDEDPSTLPLAKILLKIKKLSYHLFLFFMAYKMYDSVLISILTQ